The following proteins are co-located in the Stieleria sp. JC731 genome:
- a CDS encoding tetratricopeptide repeat protein, with product MSDQQETVSMKSKLDQAIELHRAGSLTDAEEMYKSVLQADPDQADALQLLGVIAAQLGNLPLAIKRTELALSKYPDQPVTFNNLGNMLVELDRFDEAIKAYQNAVHLRPDYEQALMNLGHACSRSDELIGALEAYNKATELNPENANAWDSLGDTLDKIGRTEEALEAFEKAIAIEPERVSFLHRYGKALRTLNRIEEAADIYDRCLRLQPDDEIAKHFKLVCQDSTSVPERVSDAYVAKTFDEFAESFDQVLNTLRYKAPKLLGELACKFTENYDRERLDVVDLGCGTGLCAEYIQGVTNELIGIDLSKEMLAKAEARGGYDQLVHGELTGYLESCDRKFDLALSADTFIYIGDLESTINAAAGVLRPGGALIFSLEKIAPELLERYSVGYRLGPSGRYQHGKDVVLGWLNNAGFVDHEIHEDIVRTEGKENVQGYLVSTRLP from the coding sequence ATGAGCGATCAGCAAGAGACCGTGTCGATGAAAAGCAAATTGGATCAAGCGATTGAGCTGCACCGTGCTGGCAGCTTGACCGACGCCGAGGAAATGTATAAATCGGTCCTTCAAGCTGATCCCGATCAGGCCGATGCGCTGCAGTTGCTGGGCGTCATTGCCGCTCAACTGGGCAATCTTCCCTTGGCGATCAAGCGAACCGAGTTGGCTTTGTCAAAGTATCCGGATCAGCCGGTCACATTTAATAACCTTGGCAACATGCTCGTCGAATTGGATCGATTCGACGAAGCGATCAAGGCATATCAGAACGCGGTGCACCTGCGTCCCGATTATGAACAAGCTTTAATGAATCTCGGTCACGCTTGCAGTCGTTCGGACGAACTGATTGGTGCGTTAGAAGCCTACAACAAAGCGACGGAACTAAACCCAGAAAATGCGAATGCCTGGGATTCGCTTGGAGATACACTCGACAAAATCGGTCGAACCGAAGAGGCGCTCGAGGCGTTTGAAAAAGCCATTGCGATCGAGCCTGAGCGGGTGTCATTCCTGCATCGATATGGGAAGGCACTTCGAACTTTGAATCGGATCGAGGAAGCGGCGGACATCTATGACCGATGTTTGCGGCTTCAGCCTGACGACGAAATCGCCAAACATTTTAAGTTGGTTTGCCAAGATTCGACGTCCGTTCCCGAGCGAGTTTCCGACGCATATGTCGCCAAAACGTTCGACGAGTTCGCCGAATCGTTCGACCAAGTCTTGAATACGTTGCGGTACAAAGCGCCTAAGCTGCTTGGTGAATTGGCTTGCAAGTTCACCGAGAACTACGACCGTGAAAGGTTGGACGTCGTCGACTTGGGTTGTGGGACAGGCCTATGTGCTGAATACATTCAAGGCGTAACAAACGAGTTGATCGGTATCGATCTTTCGAAAGAGATGTTGGCGAAGGCGGAGGCACGCGGCGGGTACGATCAGCTGGTGCACGGCGAGCTGACCGGTTACTTGGAAAGTTGCGATCGAAAGTTCGATCTTGCCCTTTCTGCAGACACATTTATTTATATCGGGGATTTGGAATCCACCATCAACGCAGCGGCAGGAGTGCTACGCCCTGGCGGTGCATTGATCTTTAGCCTCGAAAAAATAGCACCGGAACTTCTAGAACGCTATTCAGTCGGCTATCGCTTGGGCCCCTCGGGCCGCTATCAACATGGCAAAGACGTAGTCCTTGGCTGGCTCAACAATGCGGGTTTTGTCGACCACGAAATTCATGAAGACATTGTGCGTACCGAGGGCAAAGAGAACGTCCAAGGATACCTCGTTTCAACGCGTCTGCCCTAA
- a CDS encoding methyltransferase, translated as MIKTAPPKVLLNEEAKLVREVFRAAGYTEAALQERTGLLVPPPSEIIPPAVLAGFEECEDMFQCLVRVFFLGLELDSVTVRKLLPNDFVRIGLRSGMLEERVQGFRPRVLVIPVGDYLLASDLQLIRHQDEEGFVPTLCDAALHLNAVAIRRPVKKLLDLCGGFALHGVLASESATHVTTSDLNPRAEKFAHFNASLNEISNLTAVTGSLFDAVEGQRFDQILCNPPFIISPEAATTYRFTPVELDGFVRQLFQAAPQYLETGGVFQSICEWGEIQDQPWEERLQNWFSDCGCDVWVLPANRQLPSSYALTTLRQSTTDAAELQQKQAIWEEYFAEQNVAAIHGGFVFMRKRSGDNWFEVTQLTKPIRSQIGEAIQTGFDNRDLILGPSADKEILNSRLRITKGIRIVEESVYNGIRWDCEAMTLHVDQGVPVSIGIDKYVRNLVARFDGQRTVADCLADFSNHVGLPMESGFQQGLQITKAMLRTGVLSISKSTEINQSLLGL; from the coding sequence ATGATAAAGACCGCACCTCCAAAAGTTCTGCTCAACGAAGAAGCGAAACTCGTGCGCGAGGTCTTTCGTGCGGCCGGGTACACCGAAGCGGCGCTGCAAGAACGCACTGGCTTGTTGGTACCGCCGCCGAGTGAGATCATTCCACCGGCGGTATTGGCGGGGTTCGAAGAATGTGAGGACATGTTTCAGTGTCTTGTGCGTGTGTTCTTTCTGGGCCTCGAACTCGATTCGGTGACGGTACGCAAGTTATTGCCCAATGATTTCGTGCGTATTGGCTTGCGATCAGGAATGCTCGAAGAGAGGGTTCAGGGATTTAGGCCACGCGTCTTGGTCATCCCTGTCGGTGATTACCTACTGGCGTCGGACTTGCAGTTGATTCGTCACCAGGATGAAGAAGGCTTTGTGCCGACACTTTGTGATGCGGCTCTACATTTGAATGCGGTCGCGATTCGCAGGCCGGTAAAGAAGCTCTTGGATCTCTGCGGCGGTTTCGCGTTGCATGGTGTTTTGGCAAGCGAAAGCGCAACGCATGTAACCACATCGGATCTGAACCCTCGAGCTGAAAAGTTCGCTCATTTCAATGCATCGCTGAATGAGATTTCGAATCTGACTGCCGTCACGGGAAGTCTGTTCGATGCCGTTGAAGGTCAACGCTTTGATCAGATTCTCTGCAATCCCCCATTCATTATCTCGCCTGAAGCGGCAACAACCTATCGATTCACGCCTGTCGAGTTGGATGGGTTTGTGCGTCAACTATTCCAGGCGGCACCACAATATCTTGAAACTGGAGGCGTGTTTCAATCGATTTGCGAATGGGGTGAAATTCAGGATCAGCCTTGGGAAGAGCGTCTGCAAAATTGGTTTTCCGATTGCGGATGCGACGTTTGGGTCCTACCCGCAAATCGTCAATTGCCGTCCTCCTACGCTCTGACAACATTGCGTCAAAGCACGACCGATGCCGCGGAGCTTCAGCAGAAACAAGCGATATGGGAAGAGTATTTTGCCGAACAGAACGTCGCTGCAATTCATGGCGGATTCGTGTTTATGCGAAAACGTTCGGGCGACAATTGGTTCGAAGTGACTCAATTGACCAAACCGATCCGTTCACAAATCGGTGAGGCGATCCAAACCGGTTTTGACAATCGAGACTTGATCCTGGGACCGTCAGCAGACAAAGAAATCCTGAACAGTCGATTGCGAATCACCAAAGGCATCCGCATCGTCGAGGAATCTGTTTACAACGGAATTCGATGGGACTGCGAAGCGATGACACTGCACGTGGATCAGGGAGTCCCCGTCAGTATTGGGATCGACAAATACGTCCGCAATCTCGTTGCTCGATTTGATGGGCAACGCACGGTCGCGGATTGCTTGGCGGATTTTTCCAATCACGTCGGTTTGCCGATGGAATCTGGTTTCCAGCAGGGACTGCAAATCACCAAAGCGATGTTGCGGACCGGAGTGCTTTCGATTTCAAAGTCGACAGAGATCAATCAGTCGCTACTCGGCCTCTAG
- a CDS encoding trypsin-like serine protease, which translates to MSRFQVFVIPLLLAIVVQRTFADEQQTVGSEIERWDRVVAIRSPDEKDGSSSKLCSAILVEAADQLFVVTAGHAAEETHRKSKLIYRDADGKSQWVLLSLLLSENGDPWSHDKVSDFAIAKVASNEKASPYVDQLKKLSISIDQLSLTAPGRTTRLEIVGFPLALGATPPVSPLVVVSYVASKEIESSNKWGKEPILYTAPPIAQGCSGGPAMVIDDGANTFQVVGIVIGMMADSTGAKLSKVVPARLIRQSVEQAIR; encoded by the coding sequence GTGAGTCGTTTTCAAGTTTTTGTTATCCCGTTGCTGTTGGCGATTGTCGTTCAACGAACTTTCGCTGATGAACAACAAACTGTCGGTAGTGAGATTGAGCGTTGGGACCGTGTTGTCGCCATTCGATCGCCCGACGAAAAAGACGGTTCGTCAAGCAAGTTGTGCAGCGCGATCTTGGTTGAGGCAGCGGACCAGCTATTCGTTGTCACTGCGGGACATGCAGCCGAAGAGACTCATCGAAAGAGCAAGCTGATCTATCGTGATGCCGATGGTAAATCGCAATGGGTGCTTCTCTCGTTGTTGCTTTCGGAGAACGGGGATCCGTGGAGCCACGACAAGGTGTCAGACTTTGCGATCGCGAAAGTCGCATCAAACGAGAAAGCTTCTCCATATGTCGATCAATTGAAGAAACTCTCTATTTCCATCGATCAATTGAGCTTAACCGCGCCGGGGCGGACGACACGTCTTGAGATTGTTGGTTTCCCCTTGGCTCTCGGAGCGACGCCGCCGGTTTCGCCACTTGTGGTGGTTAGTTACGTCGCTTCAAAAGAGATCGAGAGTTCAAATAAGTGGGGGAAGGAGCCGATTCTCTACACCGCTCCGCCGATAGCGCAAGGGTGCAGCGGTGGACCGGCAATGGTGATTGATGACGGTGCAAACACATTCCAAGTCGTCGGAATCGTCATCGGTATGATGGCGGATTCGACAGGCGCGAAACTCTCAAAAGTCGTTCCGGCACGCTTGATCCGGCAGTCAGTCGAACAAGCGATCCGGTAG
- a CDS encoding divalent metal cation transporter, which yields MSDRSTQSSDATPVDSGAGDAKVQANRQILLDAQASGKPLGAYIKLSGPGWLQAAITLGGGSLAGALFLGVLGGTSMLWLQLIAIIMGVVMLSAISYVTLSTGRRPFEAINSEINPALGWGWVIATAMANIIWCMPQFSLCYDAVDKNLATLGGGGGLGDGQSTKIVFSIILLLAAGFVVLLNTKQGKAAKAFDIVLKSLVGMVVICFFGVVIMLAIKGQLDFATIFTGFIPDLSQWSHPAGQMRSVVESLDSTGADFWTGKLVDQQRTVMIAAAATAVGINMTFLLPYSMLARGWDKPFRGLARFDLSTGMAIPYVLVTSCVVIAAAASLHNKIDDQLASSELATMQTSPYYGGVEGSLIARVGYDAKEDGTDLSQIASVLNDARTALGESLSESEATALSDAIASTEATEDAPSSLSVISSLGKIEPIIDYPAVSALPETKALQQVAEISNDEKRVALSLVKRDAFQLSTTLEPLLGASLANLVFGLGVFGMGFSTIVILMLINGFAFREMFNRPDGTAPFVIGCLVAGISGAMWWKFWADADTKFWLAIFASNFGMMLLPIAYITFFLMMNNKRILGDEKPTGGRMIIWNVLMIVSVAGAIVAASSAIYNKINDPVAFPAVMGMLVVYAIALVIGYFYRKNSPPKAV from the coding sequence ATGTCCGATCGTTCGACGCAGTCATCCGACGCCACACCAGTCGATTCCGGCGCAGGTGATGCAAAAGTACAAGCCAATCGACAGATTCTTTTGGATGCGCAAGCTTCCGGGAAACCTCTGGGGGCCTACATCAAGCTTTCCGGTCCTGGTTGGCTGCAGGCAGCGATCACACTGGGCGGCGGATCACTTGCCGGCGCACTGTTCCTCGGTGTGCTTGGCGGTACAAGTATGCTTTGGCTTCAGCTGATCGCGATCATCATGGGTGTGGTCATGCTTTCGGCGATCAGCTACGTCACATTGTCGACGGGGCGTCGTCCGTTCGAAGCCATCAATAGTGAAATCAACCCTGCGCTCGGCTGGGGCTGGGTGATTGCAACTGCAATGGCAAACATCATCTGGTGCATGCCGCAATTCAGTCTTTGTTATGACGCCGTCGATAAGAACTTAGCCACACTTGGTGGTGGTGGCGGCCTGGGTGATGGGCAAAGCACCAAAATCGTTTTCTCGATCATTCTGTTGCTGGCCGCCGGCTTCGTTGTTCTACTTAATACGAAGCAAGGCAAAGCAGCGAAGGCATTCGACATTGTGTTGAAGTCACTGGTCGGAATGGTCGTGATCTGCTTCTTTGGCGTCGTTATCATGCTGGCGATCAAGGGGCAATTGGATTTCGCGACCATCTTTACTGGCTTCATCCCCGATCTATCACAGTGGTCACATCCTGCCGGACAAATGCGTTCGGTTGTTGAGTCGCTGGATTCCACCGGAGCCGACTTTTGGACCGGCAAACTTGTCGATCAACAGCGCACGGTCATGATCGCAGCTGCGGCGACAGCGGTCGGAATCAATATGACGTTCCTGCTGCCCTATTCCATGCTGGCACGGGGCTGGGACAAGCCATTCCGTGGCCTGGCCCGGTTCGATCTATCGACCGGCATGGCAATCCCTTATGTCCTGGTGACAAGCTGCGTCGTCATCGCAGCGGCGGCATCGCTACACAATAAGATTGACGACCAGTTGGCCAGCTCCGAGTTGGCGACGATGCAAACCAGCCCTTACTACGGCGGTGTCGAAGGTTCGCTTATCGCACGAGTCGGTTACGACGCCAAGGAAGACGGCACCGATCTATCCCAAATTGCGTCAGTGTTAAATGATGCAAGAACCGCTCTGGGAGAATCGCTATCCGAATCAGAGGCGACAGCTTTGTCCGACGCGATCGCATCAACCGAAGCCACTGAAGATGCACCGAGTAGCCTTTCGGTGATTAGCAGTCTTGGAAAGATCGAACCGATCATCGATTATCCTGCGGTCAGTGCTTTGCCCGAAACCAAAGCGTTGCAACAGGTCGCTGAGATTTCCAATGATGAAAAGCGAGTTGCCTTGTCACTCGTTAAGCGTGATGCCTTTCAGCTCTCGACAACTCTTGAGCCTCTGCTGGGGGCATCGTTGGCCAACCTTGTTTTCGGACTTGGCGTGTTCGGGATGGGCTTTTCCACGATTGTGATTCTGATGCTGATCAACGGTTTTGCGTTCCGCGAAATGTTCAACCGTCCGGACGGCACAGCGCCGTTCGTGATCGGCTGTTTGGTCGCCGGAATCAGCGGTGCGATGTGGTGGAAGTTCTGGGCCGACGCGGATACAAAGTTTTGGCTTGCGATTTTTGCCAGTAACTTCGGGATGATGTTGTTGCCGATCGCTTACATCACATTCTTTTTGATGATGAATAACAAGCGGATCTTGGGCGACGAAAAGCCAACGGGCGGTCGCATGATTATTTGGAATGTCTTGATGATCGTCTCTGTTGCCGGTGCGATCGTGGCCGCGTCCTCAGCGATCTATAACAAGATTAACGACCCGGTCGCCTTCCCAGCCGTGATGGGGATGTTGGTGGTCTACGCGATCGCCTTGGTGATCGGATATTTCTACCGAAAGAATTCCCCTCCCAAGGCGGTATAG